The Paraburkholderia sp. SOS3 genome includes a region encoding these proteins:
- the metX gene encoding homoserine O-succinyltransferase MetX, giving the protein MESIGIVAPQKMHFSEPLQLQSGSSLADYDLMVETYGTLNSERSNAVLVCHALNASHHVAGVYADNPKDVGWWDNMVGPGKPLDTNRFFVIGVNNLGSCFGSTGPMSIDPSTGRPYGASFPVVTVEDWVNAQARVADAFGIERFAAVMGGSLGGMQALAWSTMYPERVAHCIVVASTPKLSAQNIAFNEVARSAILSDPDFHGGNYYAHGVKPKRGLRVARMIGHITYLSDDDMAAKFGRALRRAEGALDVYNFSFDVEFEVESYLRYQGDKFAEYFDANTYLLITRALDYFDPAKAFDGDLTAALAHTTAKYLIASFTTDWRFAPARSRELVKALLDHKRHVTYGEIDAPHGHDAFLLDDARYHNLMRAYYERIALEVNA; this is encoded by the coding sequence ATGGAATCGATCGGGATCGTCGCTCCACAGAAAATGCATTTCTCCGAGCCGCTGCAGCTGCAAAGCGGCAGCTCGCTCGCCGACTACGACCTGATGGTCGAAACCTACGGCACGCTCAATAGCGAACGCAGCAACGCGGTACTCGTCTGCCATGCGCTCAACGCGTCGCATCATGTGGCCGGCGTCTATGCCGACAATCCGAAAGACGTCGGCTGGTGGGACAACATGGTCGGCCCCGGCAAGCCGCTCGATACGAACCGCTTCTTCGTGATCGGCGTGAACAACCTCGGTTCGTGCTTCGGGTCGACGGGGCCGATGAGCATCGATCCGTCGACCGGCCGCCCGTACGGCGCGAGCTTTCCCGTGGTTACCGTCGAAGACTGGGTGAACGCGCAGGCGCGCGTCGCGGACGCGTTCGGCATCGAGCGCTTCGCCGCGGTCATGGGCGGCAGCCTCGGCGGCATGCAGGCGCTCGCGTGGAGCACGATGTATCCCGAGCGCGTCGCGCACTGCATCGTGGTCGCGTCCACCCCGAAACTGTCCGCACAGAACATCGCGTTCAACGAAGTCGCGCGTTCGGCCATCCTGTCGGACCCGGACTTCCACGGCGGCAATTACTATGCGCACGGCGTCAAGCCGAAACGCGGCTTGCGTGTCGCGCGCATGATCGGCCACATCACCTATCTGTCGGACGACGACATGGCCGCGAAATTCGGCCGTGCGCTGCGCCGCGCCGAAGGGGCGCTCGACGTCTACAACTTCAGCTTCGACGTCGAATTCGAAGTGGAGTCCTATCTGCGCTACCAGGGCGACAAGTTCGCAGAGTATTTCGACGCGAATACGTATCTGCTGATCACGCGTGCGCTCGACTACTTCGACCCCGCCAAGGCATTCGACGGCGATCTGACCGCGGCGCTCGCGCACACCACGGCAAAGTATCTGATCGCGAGCTTCACGACCGACTGGCGCTTCGCGCCGGCGCGTTCGCGCGAACTCGTCAAAGCGCTGCTCGATCACAAGCGCCATGTGACATATGGCGAAATCGACGCGCCGCACGGCCACGACGCGTTTCTGCTCGACGACGCGCGTTATCACAACCTGATGCGCGCCTACTACGAACGCATCGCGCTCGAGGTGAACGCATGA
- the slmA gene encoding nucleoid occlusion factor SlmA: protein MQPIRKHDEAVTEDQPDQPGNHSIAADAAHGGNGDTVGNGGRATRLKPGERRVHILQTLAAMLEAPKNEKITTAALAARLGVSEAALYRHFASKAQMFEGLIEFIEQTLFGLINQIVAKEPNGVLQARAIALTLLNFSAKNPGMTRVLTCEALVGEHERLTERVNQILERIETSLKQCLRIGLTEAHAQRNGDSVRAVEAAGALGVIQADGEAEGKADGLDGADGEHRAARLGTQAVSTDAAAVPDITVPLPAGYDPAVRANLLLSYIIGRWHRYVRSGFARAPGEHADAQLLLILQ from the coding sequence ATGCAGCCGATCCGCAAGCATGACGAGGCCGTAACCGAAGACCAGCCGGACCAACCTGGAAATCACAGCATCGCCGCCGACGCCGCCCATGGCGGCAACGGCGATACCGTCGGCAACGGCGGCCGCGCGACGCGCCTGAAGCCGGGCGAGCGCCGCGTGCACATTCTGCAAACGCTCGCGGCGATGCTCGAAGCGCCGAAAAACGAAAAAATCACCACCGCCGCGCTGGCCGCCCGGCTAGGCGTGTCCGAAGCGGCGCTGTATCGGCACTTCGCGAGCAAGGCGCAGATGTTCGAGGGGCTGATCGAGTTTATCGAGCAGACGCTCTTTGGCCTCATCAACCAGATTGTCGCGAAGGAGCCGAACGGCGTGCTGCAGGCGCGCGCGATCGCGCTCACGCTGCTCAATTTCTCGGCGAAGAATCCCGGCATGACGCGCGTGCTGACCTGCGAAGCGCTCGTCGGCGAGCATGAGCGGCTCACCGAGCGCGTGAACCAGATACTGGAGCGCATCGAAACGTCGCTGAAGCAATGCCTGCGCATCGGCTTGACGGAGGCGCACGCGCAGCGCAACGGCGACAGCGTGCGCGCGGTAGAGGCCGCCGGCGCGTTAGGCGTAATCCAGGCAGACGGCGAGGCAGAAGGCAAAGCAGACGGTCTCGATGGTGCGGACGGCGAGCACCGCGCCGCCCGTCTCGGGACGCAAGCCGTTTCGACCGATGCCGCCGCGGTGCCCGACATCACCGTCCCCCTGCCGGCTGGCTACGATCCTGCCGTGCGCGCCAATCTGTTGCTCAGCTATATCATCGGCCGCTGGCACCGCTATGTGCGAAGCGGCTTCGCGCGCGCACCCGGCGAACACGCAGACGCCCAACTGCTGCTGATCCTGCAATGA
- a CDS encoding pyrimidine 5'-nucleotidase, which translates to MRHAQKRRRPKIEAGSPVWLFDLDNTLHRASHAIFPAINTAMTQYIIDALQVEHEEADRLRVGYTQRYGATLLGLARHHPIDPHDFLKVVHTFPGDLRSMLRSERGLARLIAALPGRKIVLTNGPQAYARAVLAELRIERLFERVIAVEHMRDRRGWRAKPDPAMLRKAMRDAHVSAADAILVEDTRGHLKSYKRLGLRTVWIVGHLPRRTGANGVPARLPGTGRPHYVDRRIRSLKSLRLGNRSARLKGRQTCSRSASMTRP; encoded by the coding sequence ATGCGCCACGCCCAAAAGAGACGCCGCCCAAAGATCGAAGCCGGCAGCCCGGTCTGGCTGTTCGACCTCGACAACACCTTGCATCGCGCGTCGCACGCGATCTTTCCCGCGATCAACACCGCGATGACGCAGTACATCATCGATGCGCTGCAAGTCGAACACGAGGAGGCCGACCGGCTGCGCGTCGGCTACACGCAACGTTACGGCGCGACGCTGCTCGGCCTTGCGCGCCATCACCCGATCGATCCTCACGATTTTCTGAAAGTCGTCCACACGTTCCCCGGTGATCTGCGCTCGATGCTGCGCAGCGAACGCGGCCTCGCGCGCTTGATCGCCGCGCTGCCGGGCCGCAAGATCGTGTTGACGAACGGCCCCCAGGCGTATGCGCGCGCGGTGCTCGCCGAACTGCGCATCGAGCGCCTGTTCGAGCGCGTGATCGCGGTCGAGCATATGCGCGACCGCCGCGGCTGGCGCGCGAAACCCGACCCCGCCATGCTGCGCAAGGCGATGCGCGACGCGCATGTGAGCGCCGCCGATGCGATCCTCGTCGAAGACACGCGCGGCCACCTGAAAAGCTACAAGCGGCTCGGCTTGCGCACCGTATGGATCGTCGGACATCTGCCGCGCCGCACGGGCGCAAACGGTGTTCCGGCGCGGTTGCCGGGTACGGGGCGCCCGCATTATGTCGACCGCCGCATTCGTTCGTTAAAATCGCTACGACTGGGCAACCGCTCGGCGCGACTGAAGGGACGACAGACATGCAGCCGATCCGCAAGCATGACGAGGCCGTAA
- the argB gene encoding acetylglutamate kinase — MSELSDLSQIAPTLKAEILAEALPYIRQYHGKTVVIKYGGNAMTEERLKQGFARDVILLKLVGINPVIVHGGGPQIDQALKKIGKQGTFIQGMRVTDEETMEVVEWVLGGEVQQDIVTLINHFGGHAVGLTGKDGGLIHARKLMMPDRDNPGQYIDIGQVGEVEAINPAVVKALQDDAFIPVISPIGFGEDGLSYNINADLVAGKLAVVLNAEKLVMMTNIPGVMDKEGTLLTDLSAREIDALFADGTISGGMLPKISSALDAAKSGVRSVHIIDGRIEHSVLLEILTEQPFGTMIRSH, encoded by the coding sequence ATGTCCGAGCTTTCCGACCTGTCCCAGATCGCGCCCACGCTGAAGGCCGAGATTCTGGCCGAAGCGTTGCCGTATATCCGCCAGTACCACGGCAAGACCGTGGTCATCAAATACGGCGGCAACGCGATGACCGAGGAACGTCTGAAGCAGGGCTTCGCGCGCGACGTGATTCTGCTGAAGCTGGTCGGCATCAACCCGGTGATCGTGCACGGCGGCGGCCCGCAGATCGACCAGGCGCTGAAGAAGATCGGCAAGCAGGGCACCTTCATCCAGGGCATGCGCGTCACCGACGAAGAAACCATGGAAGTCGTCGAATGGGTGCTCGGCGGCGAAGTGCAGCAGGACATCGTCACGCTGATCAACCACTTCGGCGGCCACGCGGTGGGCCTCACAGGCAAGGACGGCGGCCTCATCCACGCGCGCAAGCTGATGATGCCCGACCGGGACAACCCGGGGCAGTACATCGACATCGGCCAGGTCGGCGAGGTCGAAGCGATCAATCCCGCCGTCGTCAAGGCATTGCAGGACGACGCGTTCATTCCGGTCATCTCGCCGATCGGCTTCGGCGAAGACGGCCTGTCGTACAACATCAACGCGGATCTCGTCGCGGGCAAACTCGCGGTCGTGCTGAACGCCGAGAAGCTCGTCATGATGACGAATATCCCAGGCGTGATGGACAAGGAAGGCACGCTGCTCACCGATCTTTCCGCGCGCGAAATCGACGCACTGTTCGCGGACGGCACGATTTCGGGCGGCATGCTGCCGAAAATCTCGTCGGCGCTCGACGCGGCGAAGAGCGGCGTGCGCTCGGTGCACATCATCGACGGGCGCATCGAGCACTCGGTGCTGCTCGAAATTCTGACCGAGCAGCCGTTCGGCACGATGATCCGCTCGCATTGA
- a CDS encoding cysteine-rich CWC family protein, translated as MNPPVPRSPGSLRAAESRGPKSARCPRCGRAFDCGQEARTADCWCRAMPPLPADKLKAGSRCLCPECLAEEIARAQNDPAAAAAADD; from the coding sequence ATGAATCCGCCCGTTCCCCGATCGCCTGGCTCGCTTCGCGCGGCCGAATCGCGTGGCCCGAAAAGCGCGCGCTGTCCGCGCTGCGGCCGCGCATTCGATTGCGGGCAGGAGGCGCGCACCGCCGACTGCTGGTGCCGCGCGATGCCGCCGCTGCCGGCCGACAAGCTCAAAGCGGGCAGCCGCTGCCTGTGTCCCGAGTGCCTCGCGGAGGAAATCGCCCGCGCGCAGAACGATCCGGCGGCCGCCGCCGCCGCGGACGACTGA
- a CDS encoding ATP-binding protein: MHRIMNTGRVNLEHLFWLRSLAIIGQLLTIAFVQTFVGVTLPLPAMLLVIGLEVIFNGFTWLRVSLQRPESNLELFGQLWVDLGALSALLFLSGGTTNPFVSLYLPSLAIAAAVLPWHLMIWLAAFAVACYAVLGFESVPLNLDNPANLFDYYRAGMWVNFTVSVGLIAWFVARMSKALRQRDAALGDAQQRLLRDERAVALGVQAATVAHEIGTPLSTIAMLTEELRDAARTDTGLKPYAADLDLLEQQMSMCTSALARLRSRASAPGSRQTVGEWLDSFVQQWRLRHPHVELDTLAAAPAGAVVDDTVAVSQILTILLDNAARASRDHVTLKASLVEHGGAIEFEVCDAGPGIPASLRASLGTAPVDSTQGGHGVGLYLAFSAAARLGGSIELTDARDTRPREVAPRGTRAVLRLPVAAYDSSGAADKGLASSNKEKQA; encoded by the coding sequence ATGCACCGCATCATGAACACCGGCCGGGTCAACCTCGAGCATCTTTTCTGGCTGCGCAGCCTCGCCATCATCGGCCAGTTGCTGACCATCGCGTTCGTCCAGACTTTCGTCGGCGTTACGCTGCCGCTGCCCGCGATGCTGCTCGTGATCGGCCTCGAAGTGATTTTCAACGGCTTTACATGGCTGCGCGTCTCGCTGCAGCGGCCCGAATCGAATCTCGAACTGTTCGGGCAGCTGTGGGTCGATCTCGGTGCGCTGTCGGCGCTGCTGTTTCTGTCGGGCGGCACGACCAACCCATTCGTTTCGCTCTACCTGCCATCGCTTGCAATCGCGGCGGCCGTGCTGCCGTGGCATCTGATGATCTGGCTCGCCGCGTTCGCGGTCGCATGCTACGCAGTGCTCGGTTTCGAATCGGTGCCGCTCAACCTCGATAATCCCGCGAATCTTTTCGATTACTACCGCGCCGGCATGTGGGTGAACTTCACGGTCAGCGTCGGGTTGATCGCGTGGTTCGTCGCGCGCATGTCCAAAGCGTTGCGCCAGCGCGATGCGGCGCTCGGCGACGCGCAGCAGCGGTTGTTGCGCGACGAGCGCGCGGTCGCGCTCGGCGTGCAGGCGGCGACCGTCGCGCACGAAATCGGCACGCCGCTGTCCACCATTGCCATGCTCACCGAAGAATTGCGCGATGCGGCGCGCACCGATACGGGGCTCAAACCGTACGCGGCCGACCTCGATCTGCTCGAGCAGCAGATGTCGATGTGCACCTCGGCACTCGCGCGCCTGCGCAGCCGGGCATCGGCGCCGGGCAGCCGCCAGACGGTCGGCGAGTGGCTCGATTCGTTCGTCCAGCAATGGCGGCTGCGGCATCCGCATGTCGAACTCGATACGCTCGCCGCGGCGCCGGCAGGCGCGGTGGTCGACGATACGGTCGCGGTGAGCCAGATTCTCACCATCCTGCTCGACAACGCGGCGCGTGCGAGCCGCGATCACGTCACGTTGAAGGCGTCGCTCGTCGAGCACGGCGGCGCGATCGAATTCGAGGTGTGCGACGCCGGGCCCGGCATTCCCGCGTCGCTGCGCGCGTCGCTCGGTACGGCGCCCGTCGACAGCACGCAGGGCGGTCACGGCGTCGGCCTCTATCTCGCATTTTCGGCGGCGGCGCGCCTGGGCGGCTCGATCGAGCTGACCGACGCGCGCGACACGCGGCCGCGCGAAGTGGCGCCGCGCGGCACGCGCGCGGTGCTGCGGCTGCCGGTCGCCGCTTACGATTCATCCGGCGCGGCCGATAAAGGCCTCGCGTCGTCCAACAAGGAGAAACAAGCATGA
- a CDS encoding response regulator transcription factor, protein MSDMNFLVIDDDEVFSGILARGLTRRGYTVAEAHNADDAIRLANQQKFGQITVDLHLGKDSGLNLVAPLRELQPNARMLVLTGYASIATAVQAVKDGADNYLAKPANVETILAALQSEASAVQAEEAIEHPTPLSVARLEWEHIQRVLAENNGNISATARALNMHRRTLQRKLAKRPVKQ, encoded by the coding sequence ATGAGCGATATGAATTTCCTCGTCATCGACGACGACGAGGTATTCTCCGGCATTCTCGCGCGCGGCCTGACGCGGCGCGGCTACACGGTGGCCGAGGCGCACAACGCCGACGACGCGATTCGCCTCGCGAACCAGCAGAAGTTCGGCCAGATCACGGTCGACCTGCATCTGGGCAAGGACTCGGGGCTCAATCTGGTCGCACCATTGCGCGAACTGCAGCCGAATGCACGGATGCTCGTGCTGACCGGTTACGCGAGCATCGCGACAGCGGTGCAGGCGGTGAAGGACGGGGCGGACAACTATCTGGCGAAGCCGGCGAATGTCGAGACGATACTTGCGGCGCTGCAAAGCGAAGCGAGCGCGGTGCAGGCCGAAGAAGCGATCGAGCACCCGACGCCGCTTTCGGTCGCGCGTCTCGAGTGGGAACATATCCAGCGCGTGCTGGCCGAGAACAACGGCAATATCTCGGCGACCGCACGCGCGCTGAACATGCATCGGCGCACCTTGCAGCGCAAGCTCGCAAAACGGCCGGTCAAGCAGTAG